One genomic region from Bacteroidota bacterium encodes:
- a CDS encoding type II toxin-antitoxin system RelE/ParE family toxin, with translation MVKVVWTGFALHDLDDIGEYIAKDSERYAKVVIQNLFESTDLS, from the coding sequence TTGGACCGGTTTTGCACTCCATGATCTTGATGATATTGGCGAATATATTGCCAAAGATTCTGAACGTTATGCAAAAGTTGTAATTCAAAATTTATTTGAATCAACAGATTTATCCTGA